The Arcobacter sp. F2176 DNA segment TATGAAAAGTATGAGTATATCCTTGATTATGAAAAAATAAAAAGACTTAGAATAAGAGTAAATAGTGTAACTGACTTACTTGAAACAGCATTTAATGGTAAAGTTGTAAATACTAAAAATTCATCAAAATATTCTACTCAAATTGATTTATTTATGAGAACAAAACAAAGAGATTTTGATGTGAATAATGCCTTATCATCTTTAAAAGTAAAAAGCTCAAATGGTAATTTAGTGCCTTTAGTAAGTATTGTAAAAGTAAAAAAAGTAAAAAATGAAAAAACGATATATTCAAAAGATTTGAAAACTATGTTAAATGTAGTGGCAGAAACAGATATGGTATCTCAAATCTATCCACTACTTGATGCTAGAACTTTTATAAAAGAGAATTTTGGTGATGAATATAAAGTGACAAGTGCAAATATGTTAAACCTTTGGCTTACAGATAAAAAGACAGGTGAAAAATTAAAGCTTGTTTGGGATGGAGAATTAAAAGTAACATTAGATACTTTTAGGGATTTAGGTGGGGCTTTTATAGCAGCACTTGTTCTTATATTTTTACTTATGGTTGTTTATTATAAAAACTTTGCTTTAAGTGGAATTGTATTGTTATCAAGCTTCTTATCAATCATTGGTGTGATTTTTGGACATCTATTTGTAGATATAGTTACAACCCACACTTTCTTTTTAACAGCAACTTCTCTTATAGGTTTTATTGCTCTAATTGGTATTAGTTCAAGAAATGCACTTTTACTAATAGATTTTACAAAACATTTAGTTGCAACTGGAATAGAGAAGAAAGAAGCAATAGCAACATCTGCATCAATAAGAGCAAAACCAATTATTCTAACAGCTGCCTCGATTATCCTAGCTTCATTATTACTATCAAACGATGCAGTTTTTGGAGGTCTTGGTGTCTCGTTAATCTTTGGAACAATAGCAGCAGTAATTGCATCAATTTTTGTTGTTCCTGTATTGATTGATAATATTGATGAGAGTGTTTTAAAGGATTAGAAATAATTTGAGAAAATAAAAAAGTGGATTAGTTTTATCACTTTTTTACTTCTCCATACTCTTCTGCCATTTCATCTCCCCATTTTGATAATTGATAAAAAATCGGTATAAGTTTTTCACCATTTTTTGTTATTGTATATTCTACCTTTGGTGGTATGACTGGATAAACTTTTCTTGAAATAAGGTTATGTTTTTCCAAATCCCTAAGGGTTTGAGTCAACATTTTTTGTGTGATTTTCCCTAAAATTTTATGAATTTCATTATATCTCATTGTTCCCTTACTAAGATGCCAAAGAACAAGTCCTTTCCACTTTCCAGATACGATATCTAGGACAAACTCAAAGGAACATGTATAATCTTTTTCTTTGTATTTTATCTGCATTAGTATCCTTTTGGTATGTATATACCTCTTGAGGTAGTTCTTGACAATATAACATATAAAAGTTAAAGTTTCGAAAAAATAAAAGGAAATAATCATGAAAGAAAATTCAATTTTATTCTCTCCTATTACTTTAGGAAATTTAACTTTAAAAAATCGTATTGCAATGGCACCGATGACAAGAACACAAGCTAAAAATAATATACCAACAGAAGATATGATAAGTTATTATGATAGAAGAGCAAAAGGTGGCACAGCATTAATTATAAGTGAAGGAACATTTGTAAATCATGAAGTTGCAAATGGTAATTTTGATGCTCCTGCATTTTATGGTGATGCTTTAATTATGTGGAAAAAACTAGTGGATAAAGTTCACGCTTCTGGGGCAAAAATAATGCCACAACTTTGGCATGCAGGAAACACAAGAAAACTAGGAGTATCTCCAAATGAAAATATGCTAAGTATTGGTCCAATGAATGAATATATTGAAGGTAAACAAACTGTAAGAGCTATGAGTCAAAATGATATAGATGAAGTAATTAAAGCATTTACAAAAGCTGTCCTTGATGCAAAGGAGTTGAATTTTGATGGAGTAGAACTTCTTGCTGCCCATGGATATTTGATAGATCAATTTTTTTGGGAAAAAACAAATCAAAGAACAGATAAATATGGAGGATCATTTACTAATAGATTGCGTTTTGCAAGTGAATTAGTAAAGTCAATAAAAAAAGCAGTAGGAAAAGATTTTCCCGTAGTATTTCGTTTTTCACAATGGAAAACTGGATATTATGATGCAAAAATTGCTAAAAATAAAGAAGAATTAAAAGAGCTTCTTTTATCACTAGTTGAAGCAGGGGTTGATATTTTTCATGTTAGTGAGAGAAGATTTTGGATGCCAGCTTTTAAAGAATCACCACTTACTCTTGCTGCATATGTTAAGAAAATAACAAATAAGCCAGTAATAACAGTTGGAAATATTGGACTTGATGAAGATTTGGAAACTATTAAATTAGTAGAAAAAAAACTACAAGATAATGAGTTTGATATGGTTGCTGTAGGAAGAGCTTTGTTAGCTGATGCTAATTGGGTAAATAAAATAAAAGATAATAGAATAAGTGAAATCATTCCTTTTAATGAAGATTGTTTAAAAGTACTGTATTAAAATCAATGACATACTTGTTAATTTAAGAGCAAAGTAGTTAGAATTTTGCAAAATAAATATTAGGAATATACTATGATAACATGTTATTTAAATTATATAATTGATGCAAATAAAATAAAAGAGTTTGAACATTATGCAAAATTATGGATTCCTTTAGTAAATAAGTTTGGAGGAACACATCATGGATATTTTCTTCCATCAGAAGGAAAAAACAATGTTGCTTTAGCTTTATTTACATTTCCAAGTTTAGCTACTTATGAAAAATATAGAAATGAATCTTTTGAAGATAAAGAGTGTATAGCTGCCTTTAAATATGCAGAAGATACAAATTGCATTATCAGTTATGAAAGAAGCTTTTTTAGACCAGTTTTTAGTTAATAAGAAAATAAAAAGAATTAAAATGAGTAATAAAGTATTTTGGAAAAATCCATATCAGACTGAATTACATACAAGAATAAAATCAATTGATGATAATAAGGTTGAATTAGAAGAGACAATCTTTTATGCTGAATCAGGTGGTCAAGAAAGTGATAAGGGAACAATTAATGGCTTTGAAGTAATTAAGGCAGAGAAATCTGGTAAGTCAATTTTTTATACACTTGAATCAGCCTCTAATTTTGTTATTGGACAAGATGTATTAGTTAAAATTGATTGGACTCGACGGTATAAACTTATGAAATTACACTTTGCGGCTGAAGTTGTATTAGAATTATTTTACAAGAGATTTACTAATCTCGAAAAAATAGGTGCCCACATATCTGAAAATAAAAGTCGAATAGATTTTGAATTGAATGAAAGCATATCTTCTTTGCTTTCTGAAGTTCAAGCAGAAGCACAAAGTTTAATTGATGCAGATTTATTTATTGAAAGTGCTTATTCAGATGAGAAAAACGAACGAAGGTATTGGAAAGTTGAAGATTTTGCACAAGTAGCATGTGGAGGTACTCACTTGAAAAAAACATCAGAAGTAGGGCAATTGATTTTAAAAAGGAAAAATATTGGTAAAGGTAAAGAGAGAGTAGAGATTTATATTAATTAATATATAAGTTTAAATTCTAACTTTTCTCTCATGAATACCTAAGGGTTTTCGCTTCTTCACTTTTTGGTGGCAAAAAGTAAAACCTGTGTTTGCACTCTATTTGAGAAAAAGCCATCAACCATATCAAAGCCCATTGGATTTAATGATTATTGCACTATCAAGAAGTTTTATTTTTCTTGTTATTTTTAGTAATATCAATTGCTGAAGCGGTTACTTTTGTGCTTGCAAGTGTGTTATTTAGAAAAATTAGACCAAAAAAATAGCTTGAGAATATATGTGTAAAAAGTGATATACTAGAAATTAAATACTTTTTGAGTTATAAATACCATGAAAAATAAAACTAAATCATTTTTATAATAGAAAAGTTTTCAAATCTTCGAAAATTTCTTTTTGTTCTTTCTCTGATAGATTGATGTATTTTAAAGTCATAGAAGTAAACATTGCTTCTGAAAATAAGAAAGCTAATCTTAACTTTTTACCTTCATCTGTATTTGTATCAATTGATCCTAGGGCACTGCTATGCCAATCTTGTAATCCTTCGAAAACAGATTTGTCTTGCAAAAGCACAGTAATAACTTTAGATATTTTATCCAATTCTTCATTGCTATTATACTTTGAAATATATTCAATATGTGCTTTTAATTCGGAATATTTTGAATTCGTATCTTTTGACAAATTTTTTATTTGATGGTTATAATCATCATCATTCTTTTCAAAAACTGCTTTTATCATAGCCTCTTTATTTCCAAAAATATATTGAATACCACCTATTGAAATATTTGCTTTTTTAGCTACCTTTCTAATACTTAAACCAGAAATACCTTCATTCAAAATAATATCTTCAATAATACTTATTAAATAGTTTTTATCTATTTTATTTTTTGTACCCAAACGCTTCCTTTTTTCATTTTATATTATTTAATAAAAAATTAAGACTACTTTAAATAGTATTCATGCCATTAAATACATACGTATGTATTGTAAAGGTTAATTAATGAAATTTTGCTTAAAAGGTTTATTTTTATTACTACTTACGATTCTTTTATTAGGATGTGGTAATCAAAAAAAGAATGATTTTTCGGAAGAAAAACAAAAAATTGAAGTTGGATATATAACACTAAATAAACAAGAAGTTCCTTTTCAACAAGAGTTATCAGGAAGAATCAAAGCTATTTACAAATCTGAAGTTAGACCACAAATTGATGGTATTATAAAAAAACGACTTTTTAAAGAAGGAAGTTATGTAAAAAAAGGTGATATTTTATATGTAATCGATCCCGATTCATATCAAGCCACTTATGAAGAAGCATTAGCAACATTAAAAAGTTCAGAAGCAAATTTAATTACACTAAAATTAAAGAATGAGAGATATAAAGAATCTGTAAAGTTTAATGTTATATCTAAACAAGAAGCAGATGATGCCAAAGCTGCTTATTTACAAGCAATTGCTTTGGATGAACAAAATAAAGCTTTGGTAAAAAGTGCTAAAATTAATTTAGATAGAACAAAAATAAAAGCACAAATCTCAGGCTTTATTGGAATATCTAATTACACTGTTGGTGCTTTAGTTTCGCAAAATCAAACAAATGCATTAACTACAATACGAGATACAAATAAAGTATATGTAGATTTAAGTCAATCTAACAATCAACTATTTAAATTGAAAAAATTAAATAAAGATAGAATAAAAGAAGATGAAATAAATGTAAATATCATTTTGCCAGATGATACTGTGTATAAACATACTGGAAAACTCAAACTTCAAGAAATATCAGTTGATGAAGATACTGGATATGTAACTTTAAGAGCAGAATTCCCAAATCCAGATGGAGAATTATTAGATAATATGTTTGTAAATACGGTAATTGAGAGTGGTAGTTCTAGTGCTTTTTTAGTTCCCCAACAAGCTGTTACTTTAGATGCAAAATCTAATTATATTGTTACTACCATTCAAAAAAATAATACTACTGAAACAAAAATAATAACCGTAATAAGAGCAATAGGCAATAAATGGCTTGTAACAGATGGTATTTCACAAACAGATAAAATTATAATTGAGGGTCTAAATAAAATCAATGAAAAAAGTATTGTTATTCCAAAAGATCTTAACAATTTATATGTAGATAACTCAAAAGCAGAAGTAAAATGATAGCTCGTTTTTTTATTAATCATCCTATTTTTGCATGGGTAATATCTTTACTTATAATGTTATTAGGATTACTTTCTATAAAAAATTTACCAGTAGAACAGTATCCAGATATTGCTCCTCCTACAATTAATATTCAAGCAACATACGCTGGAGCAACAGCTAAAACTATTGAAAATAGTATCACTCAACTTATAGAAGAAGAATTAACTGGATTAGATGGATTGTTGTATTTTTCTTCAACTAGCCAAACAGGAAGTTCAAGTATAAATGTTGTATTTGAAAAGGGTGTAGATCCAGATATTGCTCAAGTTAAAGTAAATAATAAGATTCAACAAGTACTTCCAAGACTTCCAGAAGATGTTAGAAAAGAAGGGGTTAGTGTTGTAAAATCACAAGATGATTTTCTTATGATACTTAGTATCCATGATGAATCAGGAAAATCAAGTGAAAATGATATTTCAGATTATTTAATCACCAATATAAAAGATGGACTTTCTAGAATAAATGGTGTTGGTGGAGTTGAACTTTTTGGTTCAGAATATGCAATGAGAGTTTGGATAGATCCCAAAAAACTTAAATCTTATAATCTAATGCCTTCTGATATTAATAATGCAATTTTAAAACAAAATGCACAAGTATCTGCAGGAAGTATTGGAGCAAGACCACAGGTAAAAGGTCAAGAGTTAAATGCAGATGTTGTATCAAGAAGTAAATTAGAAAATGCAAAAGAGTTTGAAAATATTGTAATAAAAAGTAATAAAAATGGTGCAGATGTTCTTTTAAAAGATGTTGCAAAAGTTGTATTAGGTAGTAATGATTACTCTTTTATATCAAAAAATAATGGATATCAAGCAAGTGGTATAGGTGTAAAATTATCTTCTGGTGCAAATGCTGTTGATGTAGCAAAAAGAGTTAGAGAATATTTATCATCATTTGAAAACTCTTTACCAAGTGGATACATAATTTCATATCCATATGATACAACTATTTTTATTGAAGAATCTATAAAAGAAGTTGTAAAAACACTATTTGAAGCTGTGTTTTTGGTAGTCGTTGTAATGTTTGTTTTTCTTAATAGTTGGCGAGCAACTATAATCCCTGCTATTGCAGTACCCGTGGTACTGCTTGGTACCTTTGCTATTTTGAATTTTTTAGGATTTACAATAAACTCTTTAACTATGTTTGCAATGGTATTATCCATAGGTTTATTAGTTGATGATGCAATTGTTGTTGTTGAAAATGTAGAAAGGAATATGAGAGAAAAAAAGCTTTGTGCTAAAGAAGCAACTATTATAGCAATGGATGAAATCACGAGTGCTTTAATTGGAGTTGCAACTGTACTTTCTGTAGTATTTTTGCCAATGATATTTTTTACAGGTTCTACTGGAATTATATATAAACAATTTGCAGTTACAATTATATCTTCAATGGTTTTATCAGTTGTTGTAGCCTTGACACTATCTCCTGCTATTTGTGCTACCTTTTTAAAACCTCATAATCCAAATAAAAAGAGTAATGATGTACTTGATTGGTTTAATAGAAAATTCACTAATTTAACAAAAAAATATAAATCAGGAATTTTTAAATTTATTAATGCTCCTATGAGATCACTTGTTGCTTATATTGCAATAATAGCTGTAAGTATTTTATTTTTTGTAAAATTGCCTACGGGATTTATACCACCTGAAGATCAAGGTGATTTGATGATTCAATTTACCCTTCCAGCTGGTGCAAGTACAACACGTTCTGAAAATACTGAAAAAATAATAAGAGATTATTTTTTAACAGAAGAAAAAAGTAATATAAATTCTATTTTTTCAATTGTTGGTTTTACTTTTTCAGGAAATGGACAAAATGGAGGATTAGGATTTGTTGAGTTAAAAAATTGGGATCAAAGAGCTGGTATAGAAAATAGTGCAGATTCCATTGCTAATAGAGCAATGATGAAGTTTACAGATAATAAGTCAAAATATTTTATAAGAGATGCACAAGTATTTGTAATGAATCCATCTTCTGTTCCTGGTTTAGGTAATACAGATGGCTTTGAATTTCAATTGCAAGCTGGTGCTAAAATGACAAGAGATGATTTATCAGTAGCAAAAGATTCTTTATTAAAAAAAATAAATTCAAATAAATTGATAGTAAATGCAAGAGTTGAAGGAACTGAAGAGACACCAAAATTAAAACTTGATTATGATAAGAAAAAAATCTTTTCATTGGGATTATCTTATGATGATATTGATAATACCCTAAATACAGCTTGGGCAGGTTCTTATGTTAATGATTTTATTGATAAATCAAGAATAAAAAGAGTCTATGTACAAGCTGATGCAAAATACCGATCTAAACCTGAAGATTTATATCAATGGAATGTTAGAAATAATGAAAATAAAATGGTCTCTTTTGAAGAGTTTACTAATATCTCTTGGAAAAAATCTGAGAAATCATTGACAAGATATAATGGCTTAGCTTCTTATTTAATTCAAGGTGAAGCTGCTTTTGGGGTAAGTTCTGGAGTTGCAATGGATGAGATGGAAAGATTAGCAAAACTTAATAATAAAGATACTAAATATGCATGGAGTGGCTTATCTTATCAAGAAAGATTGTCAAGCGGTCAAGCTATATATTTATACGTATTATCTTTAGTTGTTATATTTTTATGTTTAGCTGCTTTATATGAGAGTTGGAGTATTCCTTTTTCTGTTTTATTAGCTGTACCCTTAGGAGTTGTTGGAGCCGTTATTGCAGTATATTTTAGAGGATTAAACAATGACATTTATTTTCAAGTTGCACTTTTAACAACAATTGGATTGGTCTCTAAAAATGCAATATTGATAGTTGAGTTTGTTGAAAATGCATATAAAAAAGGTGAATCATTAACAGTTGCAGCAGTAAAAGGAGCAACTTTAAGATTTAGACCAATAATTATGACTTCATTAGCTTTTATTGCTGGTATTATTCCTTTAGCAATTTCAACAGGGGCAGGAGCAAATAGTAGGATTTCAATAGGTACAGGAATTATTGGTGGTACACTAACAGCCACGCTCTTAGTAATATTTTATGTTCCTCTTTTATTCATTTTAATAAAAAAAGTATTTGAAAAAAAAGAGATAAAAGGTACAAAAGATGTTTAAATTTTTATTTATTTTAATAAATATTCTTATATTTACAGGATGTAGTTTAAAGCCAGAAATTGCATATAATAACTCTATAATACCACCTAAATTTAAGGATGCAGTAGATAAAAATACTAAGGTAGAATATATACAACCAAAGTGGGAAGATTTTGTAAAAAATGATAAATTAAAGAAATTGATTAAATTGGCTCTTGAAAATAATAGAGATTTAAAAATAGCAATTTTAAATATAGAATCAGCAAGAGCTACATATAAAATAGAAAAATCAAAATATTTTCCTTCTATTGATGCAAAAGCCAATAATACAAACTCAAGAAACATTACATCAAATAATAATACAGAAATCTCTCGTACATATTCTTCAAAATTTGGAGCTTCTTATGAGCTTGATTTATTTGGGAAAATTAGAAATTCAAATGATTTTGCATTACAAAGTTATTTAGCTACAAAATATGCAACAACTGCAACAAAAATTAGTTTAATCTCTGAAGTTATTAATAGTTGGAATACTCTTTGTGCAAATATTGAACAGTTGAAAATATTAGAAAAAAGTATTGAAAATTTAACTTTATCATATGAATTAACACAAAAAAAATTTGATATGGGTATTGCCTTAATTGATGATGCTCTTAGTGCAAAAACGAGTTTAAAAGAAGCAGAAGTAAGCCTTTTAAATCAGAAAACAATTATTGAAAAAAATAAGAATACGTTAGAACTCTTGGTAGCAACAACAATTCCTAAAAATTTAATACCAACTGGTTTTGAAGAAAATGAAAAAAGTCTTATGCTAATTCGACCTGGAATTTCATCAAAAGTTTTATTTTCACGCCCTGATATTATTCAAGCTGAATACAATTTAAAAGCAAAAAATGCAAATATAGGTGTTGCAAGAGCTGCATTTTTCCCTTCAATTAGTTTAACAGCAGATTATGGTCTTGCAAGTAATTCTTTGAGTTCATTGTTTAATGGAAATTCTCATACTGTGTGGTCTTTTATACCAAGTATTAATTTACCTATTTTTAAAGGAGGTGAAAATATGGCAAATTTGGATTATGCTAAAGCTCAACAAAAAATAGCTCTTGCTCAATATGAAAAAACCATACAGTCTGCATTTAAAGATGTATCTGATGCATTGAGTGAAAGATCGAATATAACTAAACAGCTCAAGGCACAAAAAGATTTAGTAAATACAGCAAAAAAAAGTTATGACATATCTTTAAATTCTTATAAGTATGGATTAGGGAACTATTTAAATGTTTTAATTTCACAAAAAAAGTTTTTTGATTCAAAAAGGGCTTTAATTGATACTGAATTAAGTGAGTTAATAAATAGAGTAAATTTATATACTTCTTTAGGAGGTAATGAGAAAATAGATTAAATCTATTTTCTTTTTTTTATTTTTATTTCAACTCAAAAGGGGTTTCTTGATAAACGAAATAATTTAACCAATTAGCAAATAATAAATGGGCAGCTGAACGCCATTTTACTTTTGGGCCTTTTTCTGGGTCATTGTTTTTAAAATAGTTTTTAGGTACCTCTATCTCAAGCCCTTTTTCTACATCCCTTAAATACTCTTTTTGTAAAGAATCAAAATCATACTCAACATGTCCACTCATAAATACATGTTTTCTATCCTTTGAAGCTACTAAACAAACACCTGAATCTTCTGAATATAGAAGTAATTCTAAATCATCAACCTTATCAATATCTTCTTTTAAAACAGTTGTATATCTTGAGTGTGGAATATAAGCTTCATCATCAAAACCTCTTAAAAGAGGGTTTGTTTTATTGAATAAATCATGTTCAAAAACACCAAATGTTTTTTTGTCTTGTTCATATTTTGGTATTCCATGATGATAATAAAGCCCTGCTTGTGAGCCCCAACAAATATGCAAAGTAGATGTAATATTTGTCTTTGAGTATTCCATAATTTGTGTCAACTCTTCCCAATAAGAAACCTCTTCAAAAGGCATAGTCTCTATGGGAGCCCCTGTTATTATTAGTCCATCAAAATTGTGTTCTTTTATCTCTTCAAAGGTTTTATAAAAACTTTCTAAATGATCTTCTGAAGTATTTTTTGATTGATATGTTGCCGTTTTCAAAAGGGTAATCTCTGTTTGTAGGGGAGTATTCCCTAAAAGTCTTAATAATTGAGTTTCTGTTTCTACTTTATTTGGCATCAAATTTAGTATTAAAATTTTTAGAGGTCGAATATCTTGTTTCATAGCTTTTTTATCATTCATGATAAAAATATTCTCTTTTTGTAAAATTTTAACAGCTGGGAGTTTTCTAGGAATAACAATAGGCATATTAACCTCCTTAATAATTTTTGGAAATTATAACATTAAAGTAATAAAAAGAGCAGATTGTATTATTTTTGCTAGATAAAATAAAATAGTTTTTATGTATCAATATGCTAGAATAGAAACCAATTTATTAATAAAAAGGACAAAGATTGCCATATTTGAAAAATATAATATTACTTGTAATAACAGTATCATTTTTTACTGGATGTGTTTCCATAAAAAAAGAGAATGTTCAAGAGATGTTTCAATCAAACAATGCTGTTGAGATAAAAAGTGATTATAAAAAAATCAGTAAATTAGTTATTAGATTAAAAGAAAAACTTGATAAACGAAATCCAAGAGCTTATGATGAAAATTTAGCAAGTAAAATTTATACTGAAATTGACAATTTACAAGATACTGTAAACTTAAAATTTAAAAATAATGAGGTAAGCTCGTATAAAAGTTATTTACAAATTGCTTTTAGTAAAGATGATATTAAAAATAGAAATGATTATTTGATACTTGGCTTATATAAAAACATTTATGATGCATATGATATGTCTAGTAGTTATAAGATAACTGCTTTTTCATATGATAAAGAGAAGCTTTTAAAACTTTACAATAATTTGCAAATATTAGCTTGGAAAATTAAAGTTGAAAAAGATTTAAGCAATAATTACCTTTTTTTAACTTGGCAAAATAATTGGCAAATAGAATTAGAAAAAAAAGTTAAAGCTGGATTAAAACCAACTTGGAAAGATTTTGAAAATCTTGCTTTTATTAAAAATGGACAAGAGAGTATTTTTGGATATTCAAATTTATCATTTGAACATATTCTTTTACAAATGAAAGCTAGAGTAGGTACTACTTTAGAAAGACTAGGAACTGAACCTACCCAAATGAGTTTAAATACTATAAAATCATTATTTATCTTTTTATAGGATTAAAAACTCTTTCTTAGTTTGTGTGTAATTGTAAACAAAACTGGTAGATAAATAAGATTTAAAATTGTTCCCCATAAAAGCCCAAAGCCAAGTCCTATGGCTATGGGTTGAAATATAACTGCTTGCCCTGATGGAAAAAATATCAACGAACTCATACCTATTAGTGTTGTAATTGTTGTAATGAAAATTGGTCTAAATCTTTTTGTTGCTCTAGAAAAAATCTCATCTATATTTTTTGCCTTTTTTAAATATGTCATCATAATAATTCCATCATTTATGACAACTCCTGCTAACCCAAGTGCTCCAATAAGTGAAGGCATTGAAAGATTTAAGCCCATAATATTATGACCTATTAAAACTCCTAATAATGAGAAAGGGATAACACTCATCAAAATAAAAGTTTCCCTAAAAGAATTAAATAAGTACAACATTGACAACATAATTAAAACAAAAGTTAATGTAGAAGCAAATAACATATCACTTCTTAAGCTTGCTTGTTTCTCTGCTTCACCTTTTAGAACTAATTTAATCCCTTCATTTTTAAACCTATCTAAAATAGGTTTTATCTTTTCTAAGGCTTCACTTGCAGTTAGAATTTCAGGATCAACATTTGCATAAACATAAAAATTCTTTTCTCCATC contains these protein-coding regions:
- a CDS encoding helix-turn-helix domain-containing protein, which codes for MQIKYKEKDYTCSFEFVLDIVSGKWKGLVLWHLSKGTMRYNEIHKILGKITQKMLTQTLRDLEKHNLISRKVYPVIPPKVEYTITKNGEKLIPIFYQLSKWGDEMAEEYGEVKK
- a CDS encoding 12-oxophytodienoate reductase, encoding MKENSILFSPITLGNLTLKNRIAMAPMTRTQAKNNIPTEDMISYYDRRAKGGTALIISEGTFVNHEVANGNFDAPAFYGDALIMWKKLVDKVHASGAKIMPQLWHAGNTRKLGVSPNENMLSIGPMNEYIEGKQTVRAMSQNDIDEVIKAFTKAVLDAKELNFDGVELLAAHGYLIDQFFWEKTNQRTDKYGGSFTNRLRFASELVKSIKKAVGKDFPVVFRFSQWKTGYYDAKIAKNKEELKELLLSLVEAGVDIFHVSERRFWMPAFKESPLTLAAYVKKITNKPVITVGNIGLDEDLETIKLVEKKLQDNEFDMVAVGRALLADANWVNKIKDNRISEIIPFNEDCLKVLY
- a CDS encoding alanyl-tRNA editing protein translates to MSNKVFWKNPYQTELHTRIKSIDDNKVELEETIFYAESGGQESDKGTINGFEVIKAEKSGKSIFYTLESASNFVIGQDVLVKIDWTRRYKLMKLHFAAEVVLELFYKRFTNLEKIGAHISENKSRIDFELNESISSLLSEVQAEAQSLIDADLFIESAYSDEKNERRYWKVEDFAQVACGGTHLKKTSEVGQLILKRKNIGKGKERVEIYIN
- a CDS encoding NIPSNAP family protein, whose protein sequence is MITCYLNYIIDANKIKEFEHYAKLWIPLVNKFGGTHHGYFLPSEGKNNVALALFTFPSLATYEKYRNESFEDKECIAAFKYAEDTNCIISYERSFFRPVFS
- a CDS encoding efflux RND transporter periplasmic adaptor subunit — its product is MKFCLKGLFLLLLTILLLGCGNQKKNDFSEEKQKIEVGYITLNKQEVPFQQELSGRIKAIYKSEVRPQIDGIIKKRLFKEGSYVKKGDILYVIDPDSYQATYEEALATLKSSEANLITLKLKNERYKESVKFNVISKQEADDAKAAYLQAIALDEQNKALVKSAKINLDRTKIKAQISGFIGISNYTVGALVSQNQTNALTTIRDTNKVYVDLSQSNNQLFKLKKLNKDRIKEDEINVNIILPDDTVYKHTGKLKLQEISVDEDTGYVTLRAEFPNPDGELLDNMFVNTVIESGSSSAFLVPQQAVTLDAKSNYIVTTIQKNNTTETKIITVIRAIGNKWLVTDGISQTDKIIIEGLNKINEKSIVIPKDLNNLYVDNSKAEVK
- a CDS encoding efflux RND transporter permease subunit, which gives rise to MNSINNLVHLCIKNKKNKTIILLVTLFAFLFSVYLLPLEVVKAKMLPGKDSNTFTVYVDLPTGSSIYQTKKVTDGVVGVLQKEKEVLDSEVFLGTSSPLDFAGLVKMSGLKSGENFAEIVVNILKKHDREEPSFLMAQRLRIEINKVVEKINPKATIKMVEPPAGPPVLAAIVAEIYGDNYNSIEKLARKVEKVFKKTDGLVDIDIIGDDDYEKYEYILDYEKIKRLRIRVNSVTDLLETAFNGKVVNTKNSSKYSTQIDLFMRTKQRDFDVNNALSSLKVKSSNGNLVPLVSIVKVKKVKNEKTIYSKDLKTMLNVVAETDMVSQIYPLLDARTFIKENFGDEYKVTSANMLNLWLTDKKTGEKLKLVWDGELKVTLDTFRDLGGAFIAALVLIFLLMVVYYKNFALSGIVLLSSFLSIIGVIFGHLFVDIVTTHTFFLTATSLIGFIALIGISSRNALLLIDFTKHLVATGIEKKEAIATSASIRAKPIILTAASIILASLLLSNDAVFGGLGVSLIFGTIAAVIASIFVVPVLIDNIDESVLKD
- a CDS encoding TetR/AcrR family transcriptional regulator, translated to MGTKNKIDKNYLISIIEDIILNEGISGLSIRKVAKKANISIGGIQYIFGNKEAMIKAVFEKNDDDYNHQIKNLSKDTNSKYSELKAHIEYISKYNSNEELDKISKVITVLLQDKSVFEGLQDWHSSALGSIDTNTDEGKKLRLAFLFSEAMFTSMTLKYINLSEKEQKEIFEDLKTFLL